A single Micromonospora sp. CCTCC AA 2012012 DNA region contains:
- a CDS encoding ABC transporter ATP-binding protein: MRAMGSKDQERDAPVGDLRLADLTKRFGVFTAVDDLSLTIPQGSFFALLGASGCGKTTTLRMIAGLEEPTSGQVLLGDRDIARLRPYKRPVNTVFQSYALFPHLDITENVAFGLRRRGIRDVRPQVERMLALVQLDGYGARRPAQLSGGQQQRVALARALINHPQVLLLDEPLGALDLKLRRQMQIELKRIQTEVGITFVHVTHDQEEAMTMADTVAVMNAGRIEQLGAPADIYEYPATAFVANFLGQSNLLAGEADGTSGAEVPVTAHGARFSVPADRARVDRGPVFLGVRPEKLHLVENLDAVPAGHQHVGGVVTDASYVGVSTQYLVRTGWGSELSAFAANSGLGGRLPVGAPVVAHWDPRHAFLLPRAAGEDDQTAPLLDEPVSVAS, translated from the coding sequence ATGAGGGCGATGGGCTCGAAGGACCAGGAGCGCGACGCGCCGGTCGGCGACCTGCGGCTCGCCGACCTCACCAAGCGGTTCGGCGTCTTCACGGCGGTCGACGATCTCAGCCTGACCATCCCGCAGGGCTCCTTCTTCGCCCTGCTCGGCGCCTCCGGCTGCGGCAAGACGACCACCCTGCGGATGATCGCCGGGCTGGAGGAGCCGACCAGCGGGCAGGTGCTGCTCGGCGACCGGGACATCGCCCGGCTGCGGCCGTACAAGCGGCCGGTGAACACCGTCTTCCAGAGCTACGCGCTCTTCCCGCACCTGGACATCACCGAGAACGTGGCCTTCGGGCTGCGCCGCCGCGGCATCCGGGACGTCCGGCCGCAGGTCGAGCGGATGCTCGCCCTGGTGCAGCTCGACGGGTACGGGGCACGCCGCCCCGCCCAGCTCTCCGGCGGGCAGCAGCAGCGGGTCGCGCTGGCCCGGGCCCTGATCAACCACCCGCAGGTGCTGCTGCTGGACGAGCCGCTCGGCGCGCTCGACCTGAAGCTGCGCCGGCAGATGCAGATCGAGCTGAAGCGAATCCAGACCGAGGTCGGCATCACCTTCGTGCACGTCACCCACGACCAGGAGGAGGCCATGACCATGGCCGACACCGTCGCGGTGATGAACGCCGGCCGGATCGAGCAGCTCGGCGCACCGGCCGACATCTACGAGTACCCGGCGACCGCCTTCGTGGCCAACTTCCTCGGCCAGTCCAACCTGCTGGCCGGCGAGGCCGACGGAACCAGCGGTGCGGAGGTGCCGGTCACCGCGCACGGCGCGCGCTTCTCGGTGCCCGCCGACCGGGCCCGCGTCGACCGGGGGCCGGTCTTCCTCGGCGTACGCCCCGAGAAGCTGCACCTGGTGGAGAACCTCGACGCGGTGCCCGCCGGCCACCAGCACGTCGGTGGCGTGGTGACCGACGCCTCCTACGTCGGGGTGAGCACGCAGTACCTGGTCAGGACCGGGTGGGGCAGCGAACTCTCCGCCTTCGCGGCGAACAGCGGCCTCGGCGGGCGGCTGCCGGTCGGTGCCCCGGTGGTGGCGCACTGGGACCCGCGGCACGCCTTCCTGCTGCCCCGCGCGGCCGGCGAGGACGACCAGACCGCCCCGCTGCTCGACGAGCCGG
- a CDS encoding polyamine ABC transporter substrate-binding protein: protein MRSPFRPLTRRGLLTGTLGSAALLATAGTLAGCGTKGAQQTEAGCKSEDLSGTEKKLAFSNWPQYMDVDDKDESKRPTLDAFIAKTGIQVTYTEDVNDNNEFFGKVQNQLAGCQSTGRDIMVLTDWMAARMIRLGWIQKLDKAKLPNVEANLLPSLRNRSFDPQGQLAVPWQSGLAGLAYNAKVAKEIRTVDELLTRPDLKGKVTALSEMRDTMGLLLQSNGHDPANFTAAQFDDALAKLKRAVDAGQIRKFTGNDYSQDLNKGDVAACIAWSGDVIQLGFENDKIKFVQPESGVMLWSDNVLVPNKATHKANAEELINYYYDPAVAAKLAAFVNYICPVKGAQAEMEKIDPDLAANPLIFPDDATLAKSKVFMALDEKQEKEYEGKFQQVIGA from the coding sequence ATGCGTAGCCCCTTCCGGCCCCTCACCCGGCGTGGTCTGCTCACCGGCACCCTCGGCTCGGCCGCGCTGCTCGCCACGGCGGGCACCCTGGCCGGCTGCGGCACCAAGGGCGCCCAGCAGACCGAGGCCGGCTGCAAGAGCGAGGATCTCTCCGGCACCGAGAAGAAGCTGGCCTTCTCCAACTGGCCCCAGTACATGGACGTCGACGACAAGGACGAGTCCAAGCGCCCCACCCTGGACGCCTTCATCGCCAAGACCGGCATCCAGGTGACGTACACCGAGGACGTCAACGACAACAACGAGTTCTTCGGCAAGGTGCAGAACCAGCTCGCCGGCTGTCAGTCCACCGGCCGGGACATCATGGTGCTCACCGACTGGATGGCCGCCCGGATGATCCGGCTCGGCTGGATCCAGAAGCTGGACAAGGCCAAGCTGCCGAACGTCGAGGCCAACCTCCTGCCGTCGCTGCGCAACCGCTCGTTCGACCCGCAGGGCCAGCTCGCCGTCCCGTGGCAGTCCGGCCTGGCCGGTCTCGCCTACAACGCCAAGGTGGCCAAGGAGATCCGCACCGTCGACGAGCTGCTCACCCGCCCCGACCTGAAGGGTAAGGTGACCGCCCTGTCGGAGATGCGGGACACCATGGGGCTGCTGCTCCAGTCGAACGGCCACGACCCGGCGAACTTCACCGCCGCCCAGTTCGACGACGCGCTGGCCAAGCTCAAGCGGGCCGTGGACGCGGGGCAGATCCGCAAGTTCACCGGCAACGACTACTCCCAGGACCTCAACAAGGGCGACGTGGCGGCCTGCATCGCCTGGTCCGGTGACGTCATCCAGCTCGGCTTCGAGAATGACAAGATCAAGTTCGTGCAGCCGGAGTCCGGCGTGATGCTCTGGTCGGACAACGTGCTGGTGCCGAACAAGGCCACCCACAAGGCCAACGCCGAAGAGCTGATCAACTACTACTACGACCCGGCGGTGGCGGCCAAGCTCGCCGCGTTCGTCAACTACATCTGCCCGGTCAAGGGCGCCCAGGCCGAGATGGAGAAGATCGATCCCGACCTCGCCGCCAATCCGCTGATCTTCCCCGACGACGCGACACTGGCGAAGTCCAAGGTTTTCATGGCCCTGGACGAGAAGCAGGAGAAGGAGTACGAGGGCAAGTTCCAGCAGGTAATCGGGGCATGA